The proteins below come from a single Mycobacterium parmense genomic window:
- a CDS encoding toll/interleukin-1 receptor domain-containing protein, whose protein sequence is MSLIFLSHASRDNREALALKKWLADQRPELAGEIFLDIDPQTGLRLGERWAGQLVTSNSRCEYLICLLSRSWLNSAECAVEFRTAEGFGKRILVARLEDTGAGDITSHWQRCDLFGGGAQTSIEVAGGPPVVFNTAALDELKKAIEGSGIGPEAFVWPPRDQPDRAPYRGWEPFEDVDAGVFFGRDAAIARGVDELRAMRFRLLTQLSGRKSLFVLLGPSGSGKSSFLRAGLIPRLQRDDRRFAVLGIVRPERNALTGAHGFAAAIERARATMGLPAVALGDIKAACLHDPERVCELLVELRGAAARRVTFARLKGDAAGGHQGAAPGRGSGGDGQDYQAAATVAADRESSAPTLVLPLDQAEELFSADAAAQADQFLALLAEASRRLNAADVGLIVAATIRTDRYEVMQSHPALQDLDTELFDELKPMPAAEFRQVITGPAARAGEAGRRLAIAADLVDQLLTDVAGSADALPLLALSLSRLYADYGRTGELSLANYEAMGGMRRVVQSTVEETLALDPAQRAHQLELLRAAFIPWLATINPDSDQPMRRVARYSDLPAQSRPLIDALVEKRLLVRDERDGQVVVEVALESLLRQWDDLAGWLREERQNLKTVDDIDRNTAAWTAHHRDPAWLLTGTRLIDAETLASTSGFGDRLAASRLYLAASRDAENLREATEDQRRQAELRHARARARYAAIVAVVAIVGAIAAIVGFVQATHAKHLADARTRDATALKLTSEGQAMLTGAEGGGDVRAIQQILAAPAITPNTDISALLNAVVMRQTTLKIVPTPSEVQSVAFSPEGRRLASGSGDGTVRIWDAGTGAPIGAPLRGHTNWVSSVAFSPDGGRLASGSSDKTVRIWDAETGAPIGAPLRGHTNWVSSVAFSPDGRRLASGSCAVWRLAPMGGAWPRAVPTRRCGSGTPRPVRRLALC, encoded by the coding sequence ATGTCGCTGATTTTTTTGAGCCATGCCAGCCGCGACAATCGCGAGGCGCTGGCGCTGAAGAAGTGGTTGGCCGACCAGCGCCCGGAACTGGCAGGGGAGATTTTTCTCGATATTGATCCGCAGACCGGCCTGCGTCTGGGTGAGCGCTGGGCGGGTCAGTTGGTGACCAGCAATTCCCGGTGTGAGTACCTCATCTGTCTGCTGTCGAGGAGCTGGCTGAACTCGGCGGAATGCGCGGTGGAGTTTCGCACCGCCGAGGGGTTCGGGAAGCGGATCTTGGTTGCGCGTCTAGAAGACACCGGGGCTGGCGACATCACCTCGCACTGGCAGCGTTGTGATCTGTTTGGCGGCGGCGCGCAGACCAGCATCGAGGTAGCCGGGGGGCCTCCGGTGGTGTTCAACACCGCCGCGCTGGATGAGCTGAAGAAAGCCATCGAGGGCAGCGGGATCGGTCCCGAGGCTTTCGTGTGGCCGCCTCGCGATCAGCCCGACCGGGCGCCGTATCGGGGGTGGGAGCCGTTCGAGGATGTCGATGCCGGGGTGTTCTTCGGCCGTGACGCCGCCATCGCGCGCGGCGTCGATGAGCTGCGCGCCATGCGGTTCCGGTTGCTGACACAGTTGTCTGGCCGCAAGTCGCTGTTTGTGCTGTTGGGGCCCTCGGGCAGCGGTAAATCGTCGTTTCTGCGGGCCGGGCTGATCCCGCGACTTCAGCGCGACGACCGCCGCTTCGCGGTGCTGGGCATCGTGCGCCCGGAACGCAACGCGCTGACCGGGGCACACGGTTTCGCGGCCGCCATTGAGCGCGCCCGTGCCACGATGGGCCTGCCCGCGGTGGCGTTGGGTGACATCAAGGCCGCCTGCCTGCACGACCCCGAGCGGGTCTGTGAGCTGCTGGTGGAGCTGCGCGGGGCAGCCGCGCGGCGGGTCACCTTCGCCCGCCTCAAGGGCGACGCGGCCGGCGGCCACCAGGGCGCCGCGCCCGGCCGTGGCAGTGGCGGTGACGGCCAGGACTACCAGGCCGCAGCGACCGTTGCCGCCGACCGGGAGAGTTCGGCTCCGACTCTGGTGTTACCGCTGGATCAGGCCGAGGAACTGTTTTCCGCCGACGCCGCAGCGCAGGCCGATCAGTTCCTGGCGCTGCTCGCCGAGGCCTCGCGGCGGCTCAACGCCGCCGACGTCGGGCTGATCGTGGCGGCTACCATCCGCACCGACCGCTACGAGGTGATGCAGAGCCACCCCGCCCTTCAGGACCTCGACACCGAGCTGTTCGATGAACTCAAACCCATGCCGGCCGCCGAGTTCCGGCAGGTGATCACCGGGCCGGCCGCCCGCGCCGGGGAGGCGGGTCGCCGGCTGGCGATCGCTGCCGACTTGGTCGATCAGCTGCTCACCGACGTCGCCGGTAGCGCCGACGCGCTGCCGCTGTTGGCTTTGAGCCTGTCGCGGCTGTATGCCGACTACGGCCGTACCGGCGAACTGAGCCTGGCCAATTATGAGGCGATGGGCGGCATGCGCCGGGTGGTGCAGTCCACCGTCGAGGAGACTCTGGCCCTCGACCCGGCCCAGCGCGCCCACCAGCTCGAGCTGTTGCGCGCGGCGTTCATTCCGTGGCTGGCCACCATCAACCCCGACAGCGACCAACCCATGCGCCGCGTCGCCCGCTACAGCGACCTGCCGGCACAGAGCCGGCCGTTGATTGACGCGCTGGTGGAAAAACGGCTGCTGGTGCGAGACGAGCGCGACGGCCAGGTCGTCGTCGAGGTGGCGTTGGAAAGCCTGCTGCGTCAATGGGATGACTTGGCCGGCTGGCTGCGCGAGGAGCGCCAGAACCTCAAAACCGTCGACGACATCGACCGCAACACCGCCGCCTGGACCGCCCACCACCGCGACCCCGCATGGTTGCTCACCGGCACCCGCCTCATCGACGCCGAAACCCTGGCGAGCACGTCGGGGTTCGGCGATCGCCTCGCCGCCAGCCGCCTCTACCTGGCCGCCAGCCGCGACGCCGAAAACCTCCGCGAGGCCACCGAAGACCAACGACGCCAGGCCGAACTTCGCCACGCCAGGGCGCGGGCCCGCTATGCCGCCATCGTCGCTGTCGTGGCCATCGTCGGTGCCATTGCGGCGATCGTGGGCTTCGTCCAGGCCACCCACGCCAAGCACCTGGCCGACGCGCGCACCCGCGACGCCACCGCGTTGAAGCTGACCTCGGAAGGGCAGGCCATGCTTACCGGCGCGGAAGGTGGCGGGGATGTGCGGGCGATTCAGCAGATACTGGCCGCGCCCGCCATCACGCCGAACACCGATATCAGCGCACTGCTCAATGCCGTAGTCATGCGACAAACCACGCTGAAAATCGTTCCTACACCCTCGGAGGTCCAAAGTGTGGCCTTTAGTCCCGAGGGGCGGCGCCTGGCCTCCGGCAGCGGCGACGGGACGGTGCGGATCTGGGACGCCGGCACCGGCGCGCCGATCGGCGCCCCGCTGAGGGGGCACACCAACTGGGTGAGCAGTGTTGCGTTTAGTCCCGACGGGGGGCGCCTGGCCTCCGGCAGCAGCGACAAGACGGTGCGGATCTGGGACGCCGAGACCGGCGCGCCGATCGGCGCCCCGCTGAGGGGGCACACCAACTGGGTGAGCAGTGTTGCGTTTAGCCCCGATGGGCGGCGCCTGGCCTCCGGCAGCTGCGCAGTGTGGCGTTTAGCCCCGATGGGCGGCGCCTGGCCTCGGGCAGTTCCGACGAGACGGTGCGGATCTGGGACGCCGAGACCGGTGCGCAGGTTGGCGCTTTGCTGA
- a CDS encoding DUF1906 domain-containing protein, whose product MQNVAPAASDGRPRTISRRDALRYATALAGLGAVSLGCGMPAAAAAVPQLIDFAAHQIPAQQIRAAGYRGVVNYVSLSRPGSSFGAKPITRSYAESLTAAGLVIVSNYQYGKPGGSAPSDFTRGYAGGIADARTAWQLHTAAGGGQGAPIFFTIDEDINHDTWNRVALQWFRGINSVLGVQRTGVYGGINVCQWAVTDGVIGSSSTAGRRWAWQTRAWSGNQVHPAAVLYQRIVSTASNPGPLVGGFEVDVNDVLAPDCGQWNLHAGSRPNGDV is encoded by the coding sequence ATGCAGAATGTGGCCCCGGCGGCCAGCGATGGGCGACCGCGTACGATTTCCCGGCGCGACGCGCTGCGCTACGCCACCGCATTGGCCGGCCTGGGTGCGGTATCACTAGGCTGTGGCATGCCCGCGGCGGCCGCCGCCGTTCCGCAACTGATCGACTTCGCCGCGCATCAGATTCCGGCGCAGCAGATTCGGGCAGCCGGCTATCGCGGGGTGGTCAACTACGTTTCGTTGTCACGTCCCGGCTCGTCGTTCGGCGCCAAGCCGATCACTCGGTCCTATGCCGAGTCGCTGACGGCCGCGGGCCTGGTGATCGTCAGTAACTACCAATACGGCAAGCCAGGTGGGTCGGCACCGTCGGACTTCACGCGGGGTTACGCCGGCGGCATCGCGGACGCGCGCACCGCCTGGCAGCTGCACACCGCGGCGGGCGGCGGCCAGGGCGCGCCGATTTTCTTCACCATCGACGAGGACATCAACCACGACACCTGGAATCGCGTCGCGCTGCAGTGGTTTCGCGGAATCAACTCGGTTCTTGGTGTCCAGCGCACCGGGGTCTACGGAGGCATCAACGTATGCCAGTGGGCCGTGACCGATGGCGTCATCGGGTCTTCGAGCACGGCCGGCCGGCGGTGGGCGTGGCAGACTCGCGCGTGGTCCGGCAATCAGGTCCACCCCGCCGCCGTTCTCTACCAGCGCATCGTGAGCACCGCGTCCAATCCCGGCCCGCTGGTCGGCGGATTCGAAGTCGACGTCAACGACGTCCTGGCGCCGGATTGCGGCCAGTGGAATCTCCATGCGGGAAGCCGTCCGAATGGCGATGTGTGA
- a CDS encoding helix-turn-helix domain-containing protein — MKWNLRLAAANRGIWKASELQRMLADRGLVISAGKMSGLWSGNPNAIKLNDLDVICAVLGCGVDELLIPEPETVAAATPVTDDESAAVGEARSVTPRTRAGRSLPPR; from the coding sequence ATGAAATGGAACCTGCGATTGGCCGCGGCCAATCGCGGCATCTGGAAGGCCAGCGAACTCCAGCGGATGCTCGCCGACCGCGGTCTGGTCATCAGCGCCGGCAAGATGTCGGGCCTGTGGTCGGGCAACCCCAACGCCATCAAACTGAACGACCTGGACGTCATCTGCGCCGTCCTCGGCTGCGGGGTCGACGAGTTGCTGATTCCCGAACCCGAAACCGTGGCAGCGGCCACGCCCGTCACCGACGACGAGTCAGCGGCGGTCGGTGAGGCCCGGTCGGTCACGCCGCGCACTCGCGCCGGCAGGTCGCTGCCGCCGCGATGA
- the fxlM gene encoding methyltransferase, FxLD system: MLNVRRNTAWTMDRLNDREMNIIWMPGTVSFNHIRKQQFSRLITPRRALRGKADCGNGSRDNLVGRQGVAMRWATTEAPAGQVGRKLATVIGMPEDLQQLRNQLVDGLRESGHVTSERVASAFRTVPRHSFVPGVEPERAYRDEALVIKSDANGVPISSSSQPAIMARMLEQLDVRPGHRVLEVGTGSGYNAALLAHLVGETGAVVSVDIDVDLVEDACARLTECGLSTVTVGCGDGSLGWAECAPYDRVIATVGASDIFPAWVAQLASDGRLVVPLDLRGPQRSIAWQRVGDHLESVSVVRCGFMRLRGALAGPEPIRQISLEPPVFIGMAEPHDMDGDALSAALAQPGAEIPSGVRASIDEVLDGLSLWLALREPAMAWVSTMGAAADRALNLGMYYAVRKPVSLGAAALIGTDSLAALVRLNDQHPVELGALPLGPDGHRLAQRLVDHINDWNSCARPGTAGLRVSAYPYGTDPAAIAESRNTIDKRYNRLVLTWAA, encoded by the coding sequence GTGCTCAACGTACGCCGCAACACGGCTTGGACGATGGATCGTCTGAATGACCGCGAGATGAACATTATCTGGATGCCTGGCACCGTCAGTTTCAATCACATTCGCAAACAACAGTTCTCGCGTTTGATCACGCCTCGGCGCGCTCTACGCGGCAAAGCGGATTGCGGCAACGGTTCCCGGGATAACCTCGTAGGACGCCAAGGTGTAGCAATGCGATGGGCGACGACTGAGGCGCCAGCAGGCCAGGTGGGTAGAAAGCTGGCTACTGTGATCGGCATGCCCGAGGATCTACAGCAGTTGCGGAACCAGCTGGTCGACGGGCTGCGAGAGTCGGGCCACGTGACCAGCGAGCGGGTGGCTTCGGCGTTTCGCACTGTCCCCAGGCACTCGTTCGTGCCTGGCGTTGAACCGGAGCGCGCGTACCGGGATGAAGCACTAGTCATCAAAAGTGACGCGAACGGCGTTCCGATCAGCTCGTCCTCTCAGCCGGCGATCATGGCCAGAATGCTGGAACAGCTCGATGTGCGGCCGGGTCATCGCGTGTTGGAAGTCGGCACGGGAAGCGGCTACAACGCGGCGTTGCTGGCCCATCTTGTCGGCGAGACCGGAGCAGTGGTGTCGGTCGACATCGACGTTGATCTCGTCGAGGACGCCTGCGCTCGCTTGACCGAGTGCGGCTTGTCGACGGTGACGGTCGGCTGCGGTGACGGCAGTCTGGGCTGGGCCGAGTGCGCCCCCTACGACCGCGTCATTGCCACTGTCGGAGCGTCGGACATATTCCCCGCGTGGGTCGCCCAGCTTGCCTCCGACGGCCGGCTGGTGGTGCCGCTGGACTTGCGCGGCCCGCAGCGCTCGATTGCCTGGCAGCGAGTCGGTGATCATCTGGAAAGCGTGTCGGTGGTCAGGTGCGGGTTCATGCGTTTGCGCGGCGCGTTGGCCGGCCCGGAGCCTATTCGCCAGATCAGTCTCGAACCGCCGGTGTTTATCGGGATGGCCGAACCCCATGACATGGATGGAGATGCGCTTTCCGCGGCGCTGGCCCAGCCGGGTGCCGAGATTCCCAGCGGCGTTCGCGCCTCGATCGATGAGGTTTTGGATGGGCTCAGCTTGTGGCTGGCGCTGCGCGAGCCCGCGATGGCCTGGGTGTCAACGATGGGCGCGGCAGCAGATCGCGCCCTCAACCTGGGTATGTATTACGCAGTCCGGAAACCGGTCAGCCTGGGTGCAGCCGCGCTCATCGGCACCGATTCCCTTGCCGCACTGGTACGCCTCAACGACCAACACCCCGTCGAACTCGGGGCGCTACCGCTGGGCCCGGACGGTCACCGGCTCGCGCAGCGGCTTGTTGACCACATCAACGATTGGAATAGCTGCGCGCGGCCCGGGACAGCCGGACTGCGGGTGTCTGCCTATCCGTACGGCACCGACCCCGCCGCGATCGCCGAATCGCGCAACACCATCGACAAACGCTACAACCGGCTGGTTCTGACGTGGGCAGCATAG
- a CDS encoding tyrosine-type recombinase/integrase, translating to MALAVVRDLREQRAPATEDELAGFETDVLAGFVLARASAGLVDSTIRNDVNHLELIRDWFGRPLWEIQPADADTYFGKVLRDARASTRTGRAAALTVYFQFLELRHKVELHNLSGRVIECPLDEINRPRAWVDPQLRIPPTADEVEQLFAGWRGELVTCRKFAPTARNYAVARLVADVGLRINEARMLDLDDVRWELGRFGKLNVRHGKGSRRKGPKPRVVPLINGADRSLQWFIEDVLGLFDVDPKNHAAPLFPSERKNIDGTCMRATADVYRRALAEATDRYLPRWSGKLTPHVLRHFCASQLYLAGMNLFAIQELLGHAWTGTTARYIHVHATHVEDAWVTGQRRVADRWKGLAR from the coding sequence TTGGCTCTGGCTGTCGTGCGGGACCTGAGGGAGCAGCGGGCACCGGCGACCGAGGATGAGCTCGCCGGCTTCGAGACCGATGTGCTGGCCGGATTCGTCCTTGCCCGGGCATCGGCCGGGTTGGTCGACTCGACCATCCGCAACGACGTGAATCACCTTGAGCTGATCCGGGACTGGTTCGGTCGGCCGCTGTGGGAGATCCAGCCTGCTGACGCCGACACCTACTTCGGCAAGGTGCTGCGTGATGCCCGGGCGTCGACTCGGACCGGGCGGGCGGCCGCGCTGACGGTGTACTTTCAGTTCCTCGAACTGCGTCACAAGGTCGAGTTGCACAATCTCAGCGGCCGGGTCATCGAGTGCCCGCTCGATGAGATCAACCGACCGCGGGCGTGGGTGGATCCGCAGCTGCGCATCCCGCCGACCGCCGACGAGGTGGAGCAGCTGTTCGCGGGGTGGCGCGGGGAGCTGGTCACCTGCCGCAAGTTCGCCCCGACCGCCCGAAACTACGCCGTGGCTCGCCTGGTGGCCGATGTCGGATTGCGGATCAACGAGGCGCGGATGCTCGACCTGGATGACGTGCGCTGGGAGCTGGGCCGGTTCGGCAAGCTGAACGTCCGTCATGGCAAGGGATCTCGTCGCAAAGGTCCCAAGCCGCGGGTAGTGCCACTGATCAACGGCGCCGACCGCAGCCTGCAGTGGTTCATCGAAGACGTGCTGGGCCTGTTCGATGTCGACCCGAAAAACCATGCTGCGCCGCTGTTTCCGTCCGAACGCAAGAACATCGACGGGACGTGTATGCGCGCGACCGCCGACGTCTATCGCCGCGCCCTGGCCGAGGCCACCGACCGATATCTGCCGAGGTGGTCGGGGAAGCTGACACCGCATGTGCTGCGGCATTTCTGCGCATCCCAGCTTTATCTGGCCGGTATGAACCTATTCGCGATCCAGGAACTATTAGGTCACGCCTGGACGGGCACAACGGCTCGGTATATCCACGTGCACGCCACCCACGTCGAAGATGCCTGGGTCACCGGGCAACGCCGGGTCGCCGATCGATGGAAAGGACTCGCTCGATGA
- a CDS encoding WD40 repeat domain-containing protein gives MAFSPDGRRLASGSSDETVRIWDAETGAQVGALLSGHGGTVRSVAFSPDGRRLASGSSDETVRIWDAETGAQVGALLSGHTGSVFSVAFSPDGRRLASGGDDETVRIWDAGTGAQVGAPLSGHTGSVFSVAFSPDGRRIASGSGDQTVRIWDAGTGAQVGAPLSGHTGSVFSVAFSPDGRRIASGSGDQTVRIWDAGTGAQVGAPLRGHSSRVSSVAFDPDGRRLASGSDDETVRIWDAGTGAQIGAPLSGHTGSVTSVAFSPDGRRLASGSGDKTVRIWDAGTGAQIGAPLSGRTGPVTSVAISPDGRQIASGSSDTTVRVWPGPAAWPDLLCDKVTANMSQKQWRDWVSPAIPYIAVCPRLPIAPD, from the coding sequence GTGGCGTTTAGCCCCGATGGGCGGCGCCTGGCCTCGGGCAGTTCCGACGAGACGGTGCGGATCTGGGACGCCGAGACCGGTGCGCAGGTTGGCGCTTTGCTGAGCGGGCACGGCGGCACGGTGCGCAGTGTGGCGTTTAGCCCCGATGGGCGGCGCCTGGCCTCGGGCAGTTCCGACGAGACGGTGCGGATCTGGGACGCCGAGACCGGTGCGCAGGTCGGCGCTCTGCTGAGCGGGCACACCGGCTCGGTGTTCAGTGTGGCGTTTAGCCCCGATGGGCGGCGCCTGGCCTCCGGCGGCGATGACGAGACGGTGCGGATCTGGGACGCCGGCACCGGTGCGCAGGTCGGCGCCCCGCTGAGCGGGCACACCGGCTCGGTGTTCAGTGTGGCGTTTAGCCCCGATGGGCGGCGCATCGCTTCTGGCAGCGGCGACCAGACGGTGCGGATCTGGGACGCCGGCACCGGCGCGCAGGTCGGCGCCCCGCTGAGCGGGCACACCGGCTCGGTGTTCAGTGTGGCGTTTAGCCCCGATGGGCGGCGCATCGCTTCTGGCAGCGGCGACCAGACGGTGCGGATCTGGGACGCCGGCACCGGCGCGCAAGTCGGGGCGCCACTGAGGGGCCACAGCAGCCGGGTGAGCAGTGTGGCGTTTGATCCCGATGGGCGGCGCCTGGCCTCCGGCAGCGACGACGAGACGGTGCGGATCTGGGACGCTGGCACCGGCGCGCAGATCGGCGCCCCCCTGAGCGGGCACACCGGCTCGGTGACCAGTGTGGCGTTTAGTCCCGATGGGCGGCGCCTGGCCTCCGGCAGCGGCGACAAGACGGTGCGGATCTGGGACGCTGGCACCGGCGCGCAGATCGGCGCCCCCCTGAGCGGGCGCACCGGCCCGGTGACCAGTGTGGCGATCAGCCCGGACGGGCGGCAAATCGCCTCCGGCAGCAGCGACACGACGGTGCGGGTGTGGCCCGGACCCGCGGCGTGGCCCGACCTGCTGTGTGACAAGGTCACCGCAAACATGAGCCAAAAGCAGTGGCGTGACTGGGTTTCCCCTGCGATTCCCTACATCGCGGTATGCCCGCGTCTGCCGATCGCACCCGACTGA
- a CDS encoding SDR family oxidoreductase: MPDGQLTTHTERFDLSGKYALVTGGTRGIGMMIARGLLQAGARVVISSRKADACAEAQHALSEFGDVQAVPADLSRHDECLRLADLINGNSKRLDILVNNAGAMWREPLATFPDEAWDAVLDLNLKSPFWLVQALLPALRTAGTADDPARIINIGSIAAIHVAQSPNYSYASSKAALHQLTRVLARELGPQHVTVNAVAPGVFPSQMMASTLDAIGDTVAAAAPLRRLGRDDDMAGIAVFLASRAGSYLTGTIIPVDGGIATTATGTP, encoded by the coding sequence ATGCCGGACGGCCAATTAACGACTCACACAGAACGTTTCGATCTCAGTGGGAAGTACGCTCTTGTCACTGGGGGCACCAGGGGCATTGGGATGATGATCGCGCGCGGCCTTCTGCAGGCGGGCGCCCGCGTCGTCATCAGCTCACGCAAGGCAGACGCGTGCGCGGAGGCGCAGCATGCGCTGTCCGAATTCGGCGATGTTCAAGCTGTCCCCGCCGACCTGTCCAGGCACGACGAGTGTCTGCGCCTCGCTGACCTGATCAACGGCAACTCGAAACGCCTGGACATCCTCGTCAACAACGCGGGAGCGATGTGGCGCGAGCCGCTGGCGACGTTCCCGGACGAGGCGTGGGACGCAGTGCTCGACCTCAACCTCAAGTCGCCATTCTGGCTGGTGCAGGCGCTGCTCCCCGCACTTCGCACGGCGGGGACGGCCGACGATCCCGCGCGGATCATCAACATCGGCAGCATCGCCGCCATCCACGTCGCCCAGTCACCCAACTATTCGTACGCCAGCAGCAAAGCGGCGCTCCATCAACTCACCCGAGTGCTTGCCCGAGAGCTGGGTCCCCAGCACGTCACGGTAAATGCGGTAGCACCGGGAGTATTCCCGTCGCAGATGATGGCGTCCACGCTCGATGCCATCGGCGACACCGTCGCGGCGGCGGCCCCTCTGCGCCGGCTCGGCCGCGACGACGACATGGCGGGTATCGCCGTGTTTCTCGCTAGCCGGGCTGGGTCCTACCTCACGGGCACCATCATCCCGGTCGACGGCGGCATCGCGACGACCGCCACGGGTACGCCCTAA
- a CDS encoding site-specific integrase: MESDDPVLAAAAIHARELGAAHDWCGETTNRCLDALLTLLAGRPTGDRVPLTEVRTRPHRLASRRRLVEILSHFDLLKDDTEPPIRAWIDRVTAELPPGFAEPAHHWLLTLLVGGARARPRSPRTLYSYFGSVKPLLAHWSTSYEHLREVTRADVDAALRPFQGNQRHNLIKALRSLFRHAKKNALVFSNPTAGLKSQPVDQDLLPITDDEVRSIEQLASEPLERLVVALSVEHACRTAVIRKLVLDDIDLPNRRITLAGHNQRLGELTHRALNTWLDHRRDRWPHTPNRHVLLTTKTALRTTPVSQKSVKQSLSDNGFTIERIRADRILHEALTAGPDPLHLSLVFGISHNTARRYTTVAERLLSDELEQPVEP, translated from the coding sequence TTGGAATCCGACGACCCCGTGCTCGCGGCCGCCGCGATACACGCCCGGGAACTCGGTGCCGCCCACGATTGGTGCGGTGAGACCACAAACCGATGCCTCGACGCCCTGCTCACCCTTCTGGCCGGTCGGCCCACCGGTGATCGCGTGCCGCTCACCGAGGTTCGAACCCGGCCGCATCGGCTCGCGTCCCGTCGCAGGCTCGTCGAAATCCTATCCCACTTCGACCTGCTGAAAGACGACACCGAACCTCCGATCCGTGCCTGGATCGACCGCGTCACCGCGGAACTTCCGCCAGGATTCGCCGAGCCGGCCCACCACTGGCTCCTTACCCTGTTGGTCGGCGGCGCACGTGCTCGCCCACGATCACCGAGGACGCTCTACAGCTACTTCGGCTCGGTCAAGCCCCTTCTCGCGCACTGGTCCACCTCCTACGAGCATCTCAGGGAGGTCACCAGGGCCGACGTCGACGCGGCGCTGCGGCCGTTTCAGGGAAACCAGCGCCACAATCTGATCAAGGCGCTGCGGTCGCTGTTCCGGCACGCCAAGAAGAATGCTCTGGTCTTCAGCAACCCAACAGCGGGTTTGAAGAGCCAACCAGTAGACCAGGACCTCCTGCCCATCACCGATGACGAGGTGCGCTCGATCGAACAGCTCGCCAGCGAACCGCTTGAACGCCTCGTCGTGGCGCTGAGCGTCGAACATGCCTGCCGCACAGCCGTTATACGCAAACTGGTGCTCGACGACATCGACCTGCCGAACCGGCGGATCACCCTTGCCGGACACAACCAACGGCTCGGCGAGCTCACCCACAGAGCGCTGAACACATGGCTCGACCACCGCCGGGACAGATGGCCCCACACTCCGAACCGGCACGTTCTACTCACGACGAAAACTGCATTGCGCACAACGCCGGTCAGTCAAAAATCGGTGAAACAATCGTTGAGCGACAATGGATTCACGATCGAACGCATCCGTGCCGACCGAATCCTTCACGAAGCGCTGACCGCAGGCCCGGACCCACTGCACCTGTCTCTCGTCTTCGGCATCTCCCACAACACCGCACGGCGCTACACCACCGTGGCCGAACGGCTGCTCAGCGACGAACTCGAGCAGCCGGTAGAACCGTAG
- a CDS encoding PhzF family phenazine biosynthesis protein — translation MTAPGRAGVDFVSRFFAPAAGIDEDPVTASAHCTLGAYWSAKLKKTALTAHQVSARGGCIDVDVSGSRVDLTGGAVTITRGEIAV, via the coding sequence ATCACCGCGCCGGGAAGGGCTGGCGTCGACTTCGTTTCCCGCTTCTTCGCGCCGGCCGCAGGTATCGACGAGGACCCGGTGACGGCCTCGGCCCACTGCACACTTGGGGCCTACTGGTCGGCCAAGCTGAAGAAGACCGCCCTGACCGCACACCAAGTATCAGCACGCGGCGGTTGCATCGACGTGGACGTAAGCGGCAGCCGCGTCGACCTGACCGGGGGAGCAGTAACCATCACGCGTGGCGAAATAGCCGTCTGA
- a CDS encoding helix-turn-helix transcriptional regulator yields the protein MATMDLRADIREFLSSRRARIAPEQAGLPARGGNRRVKGLRREEVALLAGVSVDYYVRMERGSLAGASDGVLDALASALQLDEAERDHLFHLARQAGAPSGRRRRRPAVTVRSTLQQVLDAISDAPAWVRNGRYDVLAMNQLARALYSPVLADPRRPANTARFVYLAPEAAKDFFVDYDQMAGDAAAKLRMEAGRNPHDEQLIALVGELSTCSELFRQRWASHDVRMQRFGRKRLRHPIVGQLELDVESLELPVDPGLHLIIYTAPAGTPTADGLALLASWAATQERLATEREASNGKSFRTR from the coding sequence ATGGCCACGATGGATCTCCGCGCCGACATCCGGGAATTTCTCAGTTCGCGTCGCGCCCGCATCGCACCCGAGCAGGCGGGTTTGCCCGCTCGCGGCGGCAATCGTCGGGTCAAAGGTCTGCGTCGCGAGGAGGTAGCGCTCCTGGCGGGGGTATCGGTCGACTATTACGTGCGCATGGAGCGCGGTAGCCTCGCCGGTGCCTCCGATGGCGTGCTCGACGCGTTGGCCTCTGCCCTGCAACTCGACGAGGCCGAGCGCGACCACCTGTTCCACCTCGCGCGCCAAGCCGGGGCGCCCAGCGGCCGACGCAGGCGCAGGCCTGCCGTGACGGTGCGCTCGACGCTGCAGCAGGTGCTCGACGCCATCTCCGATGCGCCGGCCTGGGTCCGTAACGGACGTTATGACGTGCTCGCCATGAATCAACTCGCCCGCGCGCTGTATTCACCGGTGCTGGCCGACCCGCGTCGGCCAGCGAACACGGCGCGGTTCGTCTACTTAGCTCCCGAGGCGGCCAAAGATTTCTTTGTCGACTACGACCAAATGGCCGGCGACGCGGCCGCGAAGCTACGCATGGAAGCCGGCCGCAATCCGCACGACGAGCAGCTGATCGCCCTAGTCGGCGAATTATCAACGTGCAGTGAGCTATTCCGGCAACGGTGGGCATCTCATGACGTGCGGATGCAACGATTCGGACGCAAGCGCTTGCGTCATCCGATCGTCGGTCAGCTCGAGTTGGACGTCGAGTCTCTGGAGCTGCCCGTCGACCCGGGCCTGCACCTCATCATCTACACCGCGCCCGCGGGCACGCCGACCGCTGACGGTCTCGCGCTCCTGGCGTCGTGGGCGGCAACCCAAGAGAGGCTGGCGACCGAGCGTGAAGCATCCAACGGAAAATCATTCAGGACTAGGTGA